The segment GATTTAGAAAACCAGACACTAGGGTTACTCACAGGAGAAGGTTGAACCAATAAATGCCTAGTGACTAAGAAAATAAGTATATGAGGTAGTAAGAAAACAAGAGATGAGGTTTCTGCATCAGAAGACAACTCAAAAAAGTATCTGACAACCAGTTCCCAAAGATTTGAAGAAAGGAATGCAACATAGGATGCAGTTAGCCTGCAGAATTCAAAGATGTCAGAGAAGGTCATGCTAAGAGCAAGAGAGTgtgggaaaagagaggaagagttTCCTGGAAGGGAGTAGGAGTTCCTTTGGGATACTGGAGACCAGAGATGAAAGACATGGAAATGGGAACTGCAGAACACAGTGCCTGGGAaagtttgggggaaagaaaacagGTGGGCATGAAGGAGGACCTAGGGCCGTCAGGGTGACCGCGACGAAGGAGGGTTCAAGGCTTGGAGGTGGGCAGACAGACCTCTGAATCGGGAGACCCCGGAGGAGTGAAGTCTTCCTCCTTTCCCGTACTCCAGTGCCCCCTTCCACCAGAGCCCAAGGTGCGGGTCTTGCCCCGACCTTTGGGAACAGTAGGCCGGGCGGAGCAAGGCCCGGCCGCCCCCCAGCGGTGGGGCTCTTCGCACACGCCCGGGCTAGCGTGGCGCCAACTTGCCCGatccccttcctttctcctgcGCAGcggccctccttcctctccccgctCACCGAGGGCGCCGTCAGGCGGCTGATGCTCTCGCCCAGAGAGTCCAGGTTGACCCGCCTCCGGCGCTGCGCTCTCCTGGCCCCAGCCGTGGCGGCGGTAGCTGCGGCGGCTGCCGGGGTCGGGGTGGCGGCGGCCGCCGCGCTGGGTTCGGGCGGCCCGGGCGGGCTCCGGCTGCCGTTCCAGCAGACCCTAGACAAGGGGCACTCCCCCTCCTCCTCGGGGCTCGTCTCCAGGTAGTCAGAGCCCAGGGAGCTGAAGGACTCCGACGAAATCTTCCTTCGAGACATGCTGCTGGCGGCTCTGCGGAGGCCGAAACGGCGGCGGGGGGGACGCGGGTGGCGGCGGCGTTGGCGTTAGGAGCGTTGGGGCCTCTGAGCGCTGCTGCCGTGCTCGGCTGGGAGTGAGTCCCCGGAGCCGCGGAGCCTCCAGATACGACTGCTCATGGCGGGAACTTGGGGCGCCGCGGCACCCGGCGCCCGCGTTTGGCGGTGCCTGCCGCCTCTGCTGCTGCTAGCGCGACGCCACCTCAGCGCCTGCCTCGGCGCATCGCTGTGGCCGGTCTGCAGCTCGCGGGGAGGCTGCGAGTGTGTGACCGGCGGCTGCAGGGCGGGGAGGCTGCGGCCCGCACTGTCGCGGAGGCAAAGGCTTCTGCCGCCTGCGCGCCTATCTCGCCCCCCTTCCCCTAGCTCCTCCCGCCCTTCTCCTCCCGCCTCTCTCCCATTGCTGCCCGCCTACTTCCTTCTCCCTTTAAGCACACCCTCCTccgtggtctctctctctctgccggCATCATGTGTCGCCATCATACTCGTTGGGAGTCTGCCTGGCTTGTCGCCACATTTCAGGAGCAACAAGGACACTTCGTCGCCGTCCTCTGAACGCCACCTCAGCTCCCACCGTCCCCTCCTCCTCCGAGGAGCTCACGTTGACATGGATCAGACCAAAGGGCCCCAAAACCAAATGCCCTACCCCTCGTCCACGGAAGAGGCAGCTGAGGAGCAGACTGGCCCTGGTGGGCGCTGGAAGGGAGAGGGGTGCGGGGCCGGGGACGGAAGACCACCCTCTGGAGCCACCTCGGGGAAGCCTCAGAATGTTGAAGTGGGGGTTTAGGGTCCATAATTGACCTTTCCCTCCGAGTTTATTTAGGAATTTCTGAGGCCAAGGGGAAAGGCCGAGCATTCCAGTCCGCCCATTCCGAAGGAGTCGCTTACAAGGGAAAGGAAGGGTCAACATGTTGGCACCCATCCTGCTGGGGCAGCTTGTGAGGACGAGTGTTCTCCGCCTCTGTCGAGGCTGCGTGGGCTCGCAGCGAGCCCAGAGCCTGAAGGCAGTGAATGAGGACAGCGTGTCTTCAGGGGAGAGCCCTGTTGCTGAACATCAGCCGGCCTGGGCGCGCCGGGGTCCTGGCTCCCGCCGCCTCTGCACTGGTGCTGGACAGCTCCGCTTGCCACCTGCAGCCGCGTTTGCAGGCGGTGCAGACCTGGAGACAGTTCCTCTGCAGACTTCACTACCTAGGACCTGGGGAGTGATCCCCTGTCCTTCATTCTCTCGGCTCTTTGCACCAAATATGCGATCTGTTTGCACTAGGCTACAAACGCTGCTCGGAAAGCTAAGGGTCTCGCAAGTTTGCGGTGGAACTGCTTCATTCCAAAGCTTGCCTCTTGGCAAACCAACAGCCGCTCTTAGTGCCTGTCCCCACCGCGCTTGCTTTAGCTCCAGGAAAGCCTCGGATTTGTTCTGACATTGAGATGGAGGCAAATAAGGGTCCCTGGCTGTGATACCCCTGCAGCAAAGCAGATGAGAAGGCTCCCCACCCCTTCTCCGGAAAGAAAAGTTCAGAGCTTTAGCTCCTCAGAGATACAGAAGcaaaatcagtttttcttttaaaggttcTTCTAAGGTAAAGAGAGATAGGTTTCtggattgtatttattttaaatttaacagACAAAGCATAAAACCTTTGCTATACCACAAGCCCAACTTGCTTTTAATTCTAAATCTTCCCAATTGTTTATGAGGacccaaataaatataaatgctgTTTGAAGATTCCATTTACATTTTGGGAAAATGCACTCAAATTGCTTTAGAGATATGCCTTAATCTCAGATATGAAATAGGTGTTAAAGATATGAAAAGTGTGTATTATCCCTCACATACTCCCCttcaaatacacatatatactctTTCTCAGCCCGCTGAGTAAATTGCTAACTGCATAGTTTCTCCTCTTAGCAGAGGAAATTCaggcctctttttaaaaataataataatagttaatatttgtaGTTACTATTATTTTGATCTTGTGGTGTATCCACTGTTGATTTCCCCATTGCTTCACTTAATTCTATACACATGTGTTTCCACTGAAATTAGacacaaattatatttttttatcagAAAGGATAGTCATCAATTGTGTTAAAAGGTTTCACTAGCCTTTTTtattcctaaaatttttttttgcaaattacaTTATTCCAACTTTGGGAAAACTGTTTAATATTCTTTTTGTGCAGTATCAATCATAGcataataaaatggaatttttagtTCCCTTCTTTAGTAATAATGATATAACTGTCAAGTTCTTTAGAGTCATACAATTTTAGAGCTTCTATTCAGGATACTAAATAGCCTATGCCCTTCGCATCCTTTTAATAACTACTGTGGCACACACTCAACACAAAAGTTCTTTTTTGGTAATGGCAAATAACCTTTGCATTGAACTTAAAACTAAAATTCATTCAAACTCTTGTCTCAAAATCAAAATGACTGAGTGCAAAGCAATGAGTATCAtttgtttccaaaatttacaagaggCCCAGTGGTCTTCCTGTTTACACTGGCAGTTTATTGCCAGAAATAATTTTGAACCTATGGGACATTTTTGCTTTGTGTGAATGATTTGAATCAGACTCTTTATAAGATCTAGCCAGATGAAGTGGTCTTACAATTTTCTGTATAAGTTGATCATGATTTTCCCACTGATTTTTAAACTATAAGTAAATGGAGGCCTAGATATAGACAGTATATCATCTGCATTATTTTAAAgggtttcctttgtatttctgtacagGAGCAAGGTTCAAAAGTTCTCAGTACAAAGAACGCTGTGTTCTATATTTGAATTAACATCTTTAGAAGAGAGCATAACCTGATGCTCcatgaaacaaaaaatttaaagccTTAGAGCtagtaaaaggaatccagatactCTAGGGAAAGTATAGTCCACTGAAAATGAAAGATTTGTGCTctgattttaggaaaaaaaaacttgcatAGACTCATGCCCACAAATCTGGTCCTGCTGGATACATTGTGTTTCAATAAATTCCTTAAAGTGCAGTCTTCTATTGGAAAAGGAAAATGCAGGGATGTACTTCCTTTGTTTGTGAAGTCAGTGAGAGCATTTGAGGACTCACTTCAGATTGATCAAGCATTGGGAAGgactttttaagaaagaaaattcctCATCTTAATTTAGATGGGGACTATTTCCCCTTTAAtcacaaaaaaaatttgttgtgTATATCTTAACTTCATATACAGATTTGCTATTTTATAAACTCCTTTCACTTACATTGTCACGTTTAATTTGATTTTCACTCTGTCcagagaagtaaagaaaaatcaCCTCTGTCAAGTTCAAAAAAGAACTGCCATCAGTCCTTACTCCCCAAATTCTTTGCACTTCAGAACTTCAAActctttcctaatttattttcatcCATCTAAGTCTTGGGCAAGAAAACCTGCAACATCTATCTGCATAAGTGTTCCATAGAACAGAGCTCTTGCTTGATATCAGAAGACAGAGGAACTCACTCCCTGTAGTCAATCTTTACATAAATATGGTAATCACAGGAACTGTACATGTAATATTAAAGCAAGTTCTTCAAAGAAATATAGTAGCTGGTGAATTCTTAACTAGGACAAGTTTTTCTGTATCCCTAACTtagaaaattacacacacacatacactccacACCTGCAGGTTAACCCTATCTATGTACATGTGCCCTGAATGAGATCTGTCTACCTCTCCCACTTTCTCATAATCTCGTTTTTATAAGAGGTCAAACATACTTTCTCAGTGAAAGATTGTGAACAAATAAGGGCAAAGATATCATGTGTCATATTCTTGcataattttataagtaaaactaaatattaaggaaaatatcaaaatgaGAAACACCATCTGCTTTGTTCATATATAAAGGGATACATGGAAGACAGTGCAACCCACCATCCTATGGTTATATTTCATCATAACACCATCAAAAAGTACTTCTTGCTCAAAACAAGAAGGGTGGAGGGGATGAAATAAAGTCAATGCAACACTTAGTAGATTTGTACCAAAAAGATACTTATGAGTTATAAGTGGGATGGTTGCCTCATTTTGATGCCCCCATatccaagaaagagagaaaaagggaaagtaaTCATTGTCTATTGGTGCTTCAGACTGACAACACTCTCCTCCTTAAGTGGCTTTAAATGGCTTTGCACTCTCAATCATGCACTGCAGAAATCTATCCTCCTCTGAGGAGAGACCCTATAAGTCAATGCCTCCTACAATCTCCAGCCTTTTTGTCTTCAGAATCATTAGCTCTCTACAACCTTTATTTAAATTgggattctttttcaggtactaAGTGCAAACTATATTGGAAGATTATTGTGTCTTCctctacatatttttataaatcacaGAATTGTCCTTACATATCTAATAAGAGCAATATTTTGTGCTAAGTGTTTCAACAGTGGTCCTCTGTagctttttataattttcctaaATACTTCTTTCCACATTGTACCCAAACCTTTTGCCtttcaaattatttccaaacCTTTGCCTTCCAAATCTATTTAAGTAAAGATGAATTAACATTTGTTGAGAACCTACTATGGACCAGGGTCTTTTTACTTGTtgcttcatttaatctttacaatgcCATAATAGGAAGTATTTTCCCAGTTTTACAAGTATGAAAATTTTGCACagagtttaaatattttcctcaagGTCATGGAGCTGATAAATATTAGTCAGAATTCCAGTCCTGACTCATAAGCCCATGTATTTCCATTGAACCCTGTTTCCTGCCTTCCTCTTGTGATTGACCTCAGATGTcctaaaaacacagagaaaaacaaatctgatgaattaaaatcacaatgtaaGTGGTTTATTGcattacaaataaatattacaCATTGGAATTATTCCCTGGAACATAATGTCATGGAAAAACACTGATCTGTGCAGAAGCTCTACTTTCTAGTAGCTGTTCTGCTAATAACTAGACAAATGACTCAAAAGGAAGTTGCTTAACCACTCTGGGTTACAGACCCCTTATCTCTAAATTAAAAGGGTTGAGTGAAATCTTCAGAGTATCATCAATCCCCaagtttttataattctttttctatttgtggAGTTACTCATTTTCTTTCCAGATATGTCTTCTGCCTAGAAAAATTTCCCTTCACATATTATAAGGTCAGTTCCTCTTTTCCCTCCCTATCACATCCTTTCTGAGAACACAATTGCTCTGCAAATACCTTCTTTAACTGTCTAAGATCTTATATGAAACTGCCATGAACAAGGTCCACAGaattaaatggataaaaaagaaaaatttcaactcAATTTTATTTGGTTAGATGTTCACcatctctctgtcttttcatAACCTAATTCTTCTGTATGCTTTATTATATTATAGAAAGGAATCATATCTTCCTGTCTGCAACTTATTAAGCTTGACAGCTAACAATAATTAGTATGAATTATCAATGAGTGTCTTTATATAACCTTGTTAATGTTAATAGACATTTACTTAAATGTGTTCAATTTGTCATGAGTACCTGAGTATGCAATCTGTTAtgtaatcattattttaaattaatgaatctattttaatcaaattttaatataaatactaGAATTCTTAAAAGCATTAGCATTAAGAATGAAATGTTATGCCCTTGtcactagatataaaataaacataagtaaAATGTTACTGATAATGATTAAATGGCAATATACTTAGATTCCTTAAagtaattaataagaaaaaattttctgtttaaagTTAAGAAACAAATCACAATTTACACTCACTTATGTGACAATCATTTCTGGAAAGCATTTCAGAGTAGATATTGAAATGACTGACCTCACTAATGAATAGATTAGTTCAAgcctaaaaaaaaatttagtgttaaaataattctaaaatatttttccaccaaaagacatgaaatttaaaaataaaacatgtttactCATTTCTGACAGTTCTCCTTTTAATGAGCAATATGAGCATTAATTCCTCTTTTGGTATACAAAAATGGACAGGCATCTGTACCACCACAGtgaactaaaattaaaatgttccatttttctaATTCACATGGGGCCTTATTATGGTCACCTAAGTAGAGGAATCCTTGTTTCCAGATAAACAGCATGTAACAGTGTAGACACTCATTCCAAAGCCTCTGCACCAAGACCTCACAAGTGACTCTGTGTTTCCCTCCAGGTTATGTAGACATAAGCTGGACCTATCTTTGCCCAATCCGATAAGGTCTTGGCACTTCTGTCTCAGAGAAGATCCAAATTCTCTTGGTTTTTAGGTTTTCTAAGTAATTTTTAACAGCATTCGAAACCAAAAGAAATACTTAACAATTCAGTGTATAAGGTAGTTGTACCCAAACTATTTAATAAGGACTTATGTCCTAACAACTTAgtagcatttaaaaatacatctatctataaagtgaattttaaaatttcattctaaaataattgtagttatttaattaattattttgcagTTGGGCACTATACAGCTTCTCAAACCTTGAGATGAGACTGAACATTGCCACCTCATTTCCTGTTCCACACTGAACATGAACTTCAATAAACTTAGCTTTGCAAGTGTATGAATTGACTGAAACAATGTAGCACAATCAACTGTTAAAACATAAACTACCTCAAGCTAACAGTTTTCTCAGTTTtcaaaagatgttaaattttgctttgtttccctcaaaattttaaaatatccctcTTCACTCCTGTGCATTCATTACATTGTCCCAGGCACAGTCTTAGTGCACAGTTTGGAAACTACTACTTTGGTTGTTCAGCTATTCCAAAGTTCTCAagtcttttatctttattacagACTCTGAACACACAATAAGAGcttataaatgtaaaatgaaaattatgtattttaatgtattttctgttataataaatttatgtacAGAATACTACCTAAAGTGTAATTTATGTGTAGTACGTTATTCTATAATTTAAATCTGTATAATGTTTTAACTCATTAATTATCTATCAACTAAGCTTTGAATacataagaaacaaaataatttgaaaagacacataaaatatttgcttttgatATTTCTTATACATATAATCTTTTTACCAAGGGTTGTATTTGCTGAGAGTATAGAAATCAATATTATTTcatgcaaaatttttaaagattttaaaatatttgtttcttttaaaaactgaccttggggaattccctggtggtctactggttaggacttggtgcttccactgcaggggccacaggttcaatctctgttcagggaaataagatctcacaagccgcacagtgaggccaaaaaaaccaaaaccaaacaaacaaaagctgaccCTGAAATCTTGATAACTATGCTTTGTTTGAAAAGAACAGGAAAGACAAAGGTAAAGTTTATTATTCCCTATAACTTCTACTATATAGCAAAGGAAAGAAGGCACTTCATTGCATTTTGTTGATGGAGAAACAAAGACATCCAAGATTAAGGGAACTGTTCATGGTCCAATGGCACGTAGTTAATTACAGGTAAAGCTCTTAGCATGGCAAAATCCCATTCCATAGTTCTACTGTAGAAGACTGTACCTAAAAATGACAATCCTGGCCATTTTGTGGCAGCGAGACCTGCAAATAAAGGGGAGAGCCGGGGCTGTGGCGGGAGGAGGAGCGCGGGGGCCGGCGGCAGCGGGGTCGGGCGGCCTGGGCAGCGAGCGGGTAGCGCGGGGTCAGCCTATGTGACTGGGCGGCGCCGACGCGGCCTCCATCAAGAGAGGATTCAAGATGACCAACGAGGAACCTCTTCCTAAAAAGGTTCGACTGAGTGAAACAGACTTCAAAGTTATGGCACGAGATGATTTAATTCTCAGGTGGAAACAATATGAAGCATATGTGCAAGCGTTGGAGAGCAAGTACACAGATCTTAACTCTAATGATGTAACTGGCTTAAGGGAATctgaagaaaaactaaagcaaCAACAGCAAGAGTCTGCACGCAGGGAAAACATTCTTGTAATGCGACTAGCAACCAAGGAGCAAGAGATGCAAGAGTGTACTACTCAAATCCAGTACCTCAAGCAAGTCCAGCAGCCTAGTGTTGCCCAACTGAGATCAACAATGGTAGACCCAGCGATCAACTTGTTTTTCCTAAAAATGAAAGGTGAACTGGAACAGACTAAAGACAAACTGGAACAAGCCCAAAATGAACTGAGTGCCTGGAAGTTTACGCCTGATAGGTAAACAAATCATACTCCCCAGTCaagacttccctgacagtcccaCTACGAGAAAGCTGTGGTGGGACAGCCAAGTACTCGTTTCCACACCAAGACTCAGACTTTTTGAGCCAAAAAGCCACATTCTTATACTATCCAGCTTGTAATGGTTAATGTAAAACTTACCAGATGAACCTTGTGTTTCAGcttttttctcttccccctccccttgcttCAGAGGCCTGATGGCGTCGGACTATTCCGAAGAAGTGGCCACCTCCGAAAAATTCCCCTTCTAGAACATGTAGACACTTGAGAAATGTTTCTGTTTGAAGAAAATAGAGGGAGAAACAGAAGTCTTAAGTCTGTGGCACACTGTGTCTTCAGACAGTTTGGAGGAATGAAAACCTAGAGATTTAAAATCATGAATTGAACATGTAAAATTCCAGTAAATGTAAAGATGGAGTATGCATCGCTCTTAACCTTGAGCATAGTGACTTAGAGACACTGTGTATCAGTTTTGCCAATAAGACTGTGGACTTCGTGATTGTTGTTGAACTTCTGGGTCAAACTCAAATGAGGTGAATTTTGCCTTTAAAGGGTTTATTTGCTAAGAACCAACTTAATAGTCATGAGAGAATCAAATAATAGATGTCAGTACAAGTAGTTCGTATATTTAACCATTTAGTTTGGGGCTCCGTATTACTTGATTGGGCCTTAAATCAATGTGGTTTTACTCAATGGTTTGTTCTTTGAATGGTTGCAAATACTGTAGATAATCTTATTGAGGACTGTACAAATAATGAAGGTGTGGTATCAAACTTCAGGTCTAAACTGTTTGAAGCATTATAAACATTCATTTCACAACTAGATTGTATAAGGATATTAGCTGTGATGAGACTCACTGCGTTCTTTTTTCAGTAGTGAAATTTATGAAATCCCCATTCCATTCAACAGGCACATGTTGAAAGAGCATTGCCGTTGGTGTTCATGGGGGAATGTGTTCCTTCATTGTATTTGGGCCTTTTGTATTGCACTCTTGATATTAAATTAAATGTgccttgaaataaaaaaaaaataaaaataaaaataaaaatgacaatccTTTGGGAGGGAAAATAAATGTCTATCTCATTATTTGTAAAGAATAtcatttgagttgttttctcGGGTAGTAAGAATAGATTTGCATTAATCCAATTACACATGACCACCATGGTTAAGTTAATTCATCCATATCCATTCATTACAACACATATTTGAGTTTAGTATTAAACCAGGCACAGCAGATATTATAAAGGTATTATTCCTACTTTTGGAAAATTTACACTCTAATAAGCCTAAGGAAAAGTTaaataagagcaaaaaataaatgGCCATACAATATAGAACAAGATTAGATGTCATATGGAAAAcaagttataatattttaaaagaaaaataaaggtgaaCTCTATTTCTTATGAAGGGAATGGGACTTGAATTGGCCTTTGAAGAATGGGTAAAATTTGAATAGATGAATATGAATGAATTGGACATGGAGGAGAGAGTAACTTGTGTTTGGAAACACTGTGTATGGCATCCAAACTGGATCAGAGAATAAATACGGAGGAATCATGAGAagtagaataagaaaataaagaccaGATTGAACAAGGCCTTACAATGGACTTTCTCTGCCAggcattgaaaaaatatattttaactttttgacCTGGCAAGTGACTTGAAGAGAGTGTTATATAGGTCAAGAAAATCTACCTAGATAAAATTCATCTATACAGTCTATTATTCCCAAGAACATAAACCAGCAGGGCAGACTGCCTCAGTTGTCCAAGAAATCTGTTCCATACCATTAAAACTAAGGTATATGGCCTCTTCATGATTTCCTcctctacacatacacacacacacacacacacacacacacacacacaaccatttTCTCTATCATTCAAACTGGGGGCACACTTGCTACATATTATACACTTATGATGTTTTCCAAGAATATAATCCAAGTCAGTAAAATATATCACCTCCCTATTTCAGCTTCCTATTGTATAAAATGGCCAATTTTCAAAGCATATTAGTCATTAAACTGGTAGGAGGAAAGATATCCTCTatagaaacttttgaaaattgaacTCCCAATAGATTCAATAAATGCCACTCTGTGTCTGGACCAGTGGTGTGTCTTGTACTTAACAAAGAGACCCCTAAATTCTTCATTTGGTGTCCTAAGACAGTCACTTTGTTGACTCAGTAAAGAAGATTCTAAAACAGATTGGTCAAGAAAAAATCATCCCACCTTGACTCATACCAAATCTATTGTGCTCTTAAATTCAATCgaatacatttcctttttctatcAGAGAAAGATTTTAATTTGCTACATTTGCTTCCAGCAACTGAAAGAGAAAGCTCATCCATGAAAATTGAGAAGATTGGCCTTCAGGAATTTCTTGTTAGTTAGTGGACCAGAGCAAATATACGCTTTGAAAACATTGTCAGCTAGGTCCAGGAGATATTAAGGCCAATGGGgagattagaaaaagaaagagagagatggctgTAGGATATTCAGGAGAGATATCATGTGGtcagaaataaatacaatactagaacaaagactgctcaacaGGAATGAGGATGCAGTATTTGAAATGAACAGGCTGGAATGATACTGAAGCATACA is part of the Kogia breviceps isolate mKogBre1 chromosome 7, mKogBre1 haplotype 1, whole genome shotgun sequence genome and harbors:
- the LOC131760647 gene encoding pre-mRNA-splicing regulator WTAP-like, encoding MTNEEPLPKKVRLSETDFKVMARDDLILRWKQYEAYVQALESKYTDLNSNDVTGLRESEEKLKQQQQESARRENILVMRLATKEQEMQECTTQIQYLKQVQQPSVAQLRSTMVDPAINLFFLKMKGELEQTKDKLEQAQNELSAWKFTPDRGLMASDYSEEVATSEKFPF